A stretch of Cheilinus undulatus linkage group 20, ASM1832078v1, whole genome shotgun sequence DNA encodes these proteins:
- the LOC121528877 gene encoding serum amyloid P-component-like translates to MMKLLLIFLASLCAGHAGKKECSEKLFVFPVSSNDSFAKIIVTLEKPLTAATMCMRYFSSLTRAQSLFSLASLDHPNAFLLFKPSVGVYQLQINGESLEVSGLHDETDDWNSVCWTWDSKKGLNTLWVNRKRSGRIILGANASITGRPSIILGQDQDNYGGGFDKAESFVGDITDVHLWSSAISPCEISLYMKGCDFTPGNLLNWRYPFLFTAGSVYEEQSDFVKLTCFF, encoded by the exons ATGATGAAACTACTGCTGATCTTCCTGGCCTCGCTCTGTGCGGGACATGCTGGGAAAAAAG AGTGCTCAGAGAAGCTTTTTGTCTTCCCAGTGAGCAGTAATGACTCTTTTGCCAAGATTATTGTCACTTTGGAGAAGCCCCTCACTGCTGCAACCATGTGCATGAGGTACTTCTCTTCGCTCACCCGAGCCCAGTCCCTGTTCTCCCTGGCCAGCCTGGATCACCCTAACGCCTTCCTACTCTTCAAGCCCTCTGTTGGTGTGTACCAACTGCAAATCAACGGGGAGTCTCTTGAGGTCTCTGGGCTCCATGATGAAACTGATGATTGGAACTCTGTCTGTTGGACATGGGACTCCAAGAAGGGCTTGAACACACTGTGGGTCAACAGAAAGAGAAGTGGTCGGATAATTCTGGGAGCCAATGCATCCATTACTGGTCGTCCCAGCATCATTTTGGGTCAAGATCAGGATAACTACGGGGGAGGCTTTGACAAGGCTGAGTCCTTCGTTGGGGACATCACGGACGTCCACCTGTGGAGCAGCGCCATCTCTCCATGTGAAATCAGTCTCTACATGAAAGGTTGCGACTTCACCCCTGGAAACCTTCTGAACTGGAGGTATCCGTTCCTTTTCACCGCCGGGTCCGTGTACGAGGAGCAGAGTGACTTTGTCAAACTGACGTGTTTCTTTTGA